The genomic stretch AGCAAATCCACATCTGCTTTTCATAGTATTGTGTTATAAATTCATATGTTCACAGTTCACTGAGCTAACCCACTAACCCTGTCTTGGCAGTTGGACCTTCGGCATCTTTCTGGGGACGGCATGGATGCCTTCAATCCCTATCCCATCTACAACGCAGTGAACAAAAACTGCCTGCAACATGGCCCTGAAAATGGTACTAAACACACATAACTACGcagacaaacatgcacacaactGTGAAAAGATGCAAAATCACACATTCAAGGACTATAGACTGATGCTGTGAGTTCCGATTTGCATTGTTAACCAGTGCAGACACGATAGTCTGTCTTGAAAATCAGGTTAATAACGGTGTAGTGTTTTTGTGCGATGTCCTCTCTGAATGTTTCTGCCTCTGTGTTCTTGTGTTTTTGCTTAGCTAAATGGTTTGAGATGACTCCTCACGAGGCTGGCTTCACAGATCTGGGTCTCTTCATTAACACCTCTCATGTGGGCAGCAGAATCCACGAAGCAGATCCTGAAGGTCAAGGGCCAGAGATGGACATGACCCAGCTGCAAGGTATGTCTGGCTCTTTTGTCTCCTAAAAACAAGGATATCTGTCCATATAGGCAACTGTACGGAAGCCTAGAAAGGCCACGGTAGTGCTTCATTCTTAAGTTACCTCAAAGGGCACAACATTATGGAAGTCAGAAGCAGTTGTGATTGCAATAATATTttctattgtattttttatttgtgaataaatataattaatgaaatattatttaaaagtttactGAATCTGCTCTTCTGATTTGTAGCAGATGATTTTAGAGGACAAACCTTTCcataagaattaaatgttcagacgaaggctgtgataaatgatacaaaatataatagTTTAACTAGTAATGATTATGGTCCAAAATGGTGTAAaatgcatagttttaagtcaaaaaccttcaagtTTTCTTgcacacacctcagctctgcatgtatacctgtctggctgactggctgctgttgattccagactaatagacatcctataatatattatagagcagtggttctcaaactatggtgcacgtaccactggtggtacgcatgctctctctagtggtacgcggaggactatcgattcctctgtattgatgctttcccacagttacgctgcacaatgatgCATActcacgctgtatcatgtttcagtttgttttggaccggagacacggtgaagagagaaaaaagcgctcaacaccgtggcgctactaaacctgaggggacacACCCTATTTCTCCCTGATAAAGCAatactgtgaacaacaaacctgtgtcagcaggaggagagttagtaacattagctgttaacAGCCGGTGGGCAGCGCAGTCCTGACTGGCTAAATACAGGAGATGCGGAATTTaatggaggtgccattgagttattattatgaggcgttcaagtcggtttaggaaaaaatatcGTTATCGTCAGCAGAGAgtggcaatttttttttttacagtgtgtactgtacagtatgtgtctgcTTTGTCATGCAGGTATAGTGGGCAGTGCTGTAGCAGATGAACAGAGTCTGGTCAACTATATGCCCGACTGGCTGAAAGGTAAAAATCTTAATTAGTCTCGTAATGGGCAAAAAAAAGTAGCCAAACCTTTTAAGATGTACAGCAGTagaaatgactgtgtgtgtgtgtgtgtgtgtgtgtgtgtgtgtgtgtgtgtgtgtgtgtgtgtgtgtgtgtgtgtgtgtgtgtgtgtgtgtgcactcaggTCTGGTGGCTTCAGCAGCTACTGATGAAGACAACCTACTGGATGTGGTGTTTCTCTGGACTGAAGGTACCAGCGTTATAGAGTAACTCGGATGTTATCGTCTACATAGGCATGTGCATTCATATTTCTCTGTATCAGTTCCACAGCAGATCAAGAGTTCCTGGGACGTCTTGGACCGTTACACGCGCGGGTACCAGAGTCTTTTGAAGCTAACAGAAGTGATCCGAAAAAACACAGAGGATGCCGCTGTTTTGTCGGACCTGGACTACCTGCAGAAAACACTGAAAGGTACTAAAACTAGCGATGACGGTGATAACCTGAAATTTTTACATATCCAGAAAAGGTTTTCTGGGTGATCAACAATGCTCAGAATCATCTTCCTATTTTACAGAAAATATGAACATAAACCCTCTGGCATCATTTGGAAAGAAGAGCCCGGAACAACAAAAGCTGATCCTTGAGCAGTGGCGTCAGAAAATGCTGGCCCCCGTACACATCTGGAGCCAGAGTCTGGACGAAGGACCAGCCAAAGAGATCGGTCAGTGCCATAGTCATAACATTCTTTAACTATTGTCTATTCTGCCACCCTCTGCAACCTGTTCACCAACGCAATTGCTTTTTGTCCCACTGTATTATGGCCCTGAAAagatgtcagctgggatcaacTCCAGTCCGCCTGAATATCCTGAATAAGATAAAGCAGGGGTTCTCAGCCTTTTGTAACATGAGGCCCACGtctgattgttaaaataatTCCGAGGACCACTTTCCCAAATAAATTACAAACTtggctataaatatgtgttatgccaccgtcaggtgtaatgacccacataaatattcagcttaccctcacccatcactgtCTGCCATTATGAATCGAAACTATTCAGgatcatatttcctcaccacacgctttggagcttttactggtgcagggttgtctccaacatcacttttcgtttaaaaaaaaaagctccattttgtgtcactgcatccgagacatatatgtctgtaaaggggagactcgtgggtacccatagaacccatttacattcacatatcttgaggtcagaggtcaagggatctctttgaaaatggccgtgccagattttcctcgccaaaatgtaacataactttgaagtgttatttagcctccttccccaAAAGCTAGCATGGCATGGTTgggaccaatggattctttaggttttttagtttcatatcattCCAGTATCCTTCCTTTCGCTTAAAACCAGCCCGCTACAACTGCTGAAAAACAGAATAGAGGTCTTCGAATTTTGAAGAGGTTAATCTAACTGTTCGTCAGTACCTCCACGGCCCACTAGGTGGTGCTCCGAGGTTTTCTGTTACCAAGCATTGGTCAACAATCCTTATCCTAAACATAATTCAAGCACTACGATACTTTCGACTGGATAGCAGAACTCACAGGAGTCTTTAACTTTAACACACCATAACTAGAACATGAACGATGGATCACATGATGATGAGTAATGTGACTCGCTTGCGGGGGTGATTATCACCCAGCTCCCCAGTTCCTCTCAGCTCTATGGAGCATTTTAAGCCTCTTTTAACTCCTTGTTTTGGCTTTCTGGTAAACTCAGCTCTCATCAGAGAGCCTTGttcacagcagcagccagatgttttcactaaaaaaaaagctctgtacgctacctgctcagcagGAGACAATACTGGTGAACACAGTATTGTCAGCTAAGGAGAGATGATGGAGGGCAAGCTAAAAGAGGAGTGAATACTGGGCTTCCACTACTGCTTAACTGCTGCATTAATAGGCagatgatgtgttttatagctCGATTTGCTGCCctcaagtggccaaaaacaataaaaatgcagctttaagttttTCATAACTTCCTTCATTTGAGTGTCCTCTTGTTTTTTCCAGTCTCTTGGTTGATCCAAAACGCCATCCCTCTGATAGGGAAATGGGAATGGGGAACAACTGAAAACTTCCTCTACCAGTACCCAGGTGAACTACCGTCACTGAGTTTAATACCTGTGAATTAATTACATTTACAGTCCTGTGATTGGCCAGACAGATGAATGAGAACAAACAGTTCTgtgatttgtgttgttgttgaaggTGCTGGGGTGCCGTCTTGTATCAGCCTTGAGGAGCACCTGCAGCTGATAGACACCGGGGTGATGCTCAACACTCCCTACCCTCCCTTCTTgggagaaaagagagacgcAGACCTCCTCATTGCTCTGGACTACGGGGCTGATGACACCTTCATGGTGAGGCGTTTTGCGGCTGCTGGCATGTATCAATGGAGACACGAGAGCAACCTGTGTCATACGGCTGTCTGATGTTTTAAAGATAATACAACAAGCTGTTCTCTCAATACAGACTCTGACTCTGACCAGAGAATACGCAGCGGCCGTGAAGAAGCCTTTCCCCGAGATAAACGAAACgatgctggaggagagagaCTGGCCGAAGGACTGCTACGTGTTTGAGGGGAAAGAGAAGGAGCCCACCATCGTTTACATGCCACTATTCAACAGACGCAACTGTAAAGGTCTGTTACACACAAGCTCACAACACTGAACACTGTCAAATACGTTCATGATCGTCAATTTTTGATCTTGTCAAATCCAAAAATGTTCCGCTCTAGTGGGTCTACTAAACCGAGGCAGTGACCTGGCCTACAAAAGAGAGGTTGAATCATTGGTCAGCTGCTGTgataaaaactttttaaaactgaatGTTGGGACGACCAAAGAGCTGATTATTGATTTTAGAAGGAAGAAGTTGGAGATCTCCCCAGTGGTAATCAAGGGTCAGCCAATTGAAATTGTCCAGTCCTATAAACACCTACGTAGGTGTCCACCTGGACAGTAAATCAAACTGGAAAAAGAACACTGAGGTTGTATTCAAGAAGGCCCAGTCGAGACTTTTCCTCTTGAGAAAACTTAGATCTTTTGCTATCAGCAAGACCATTCTTCATGTTTTCGATCAAGGAATTTTAGCTACAGTGTTCTTTTTTATGCTGTGCTCTGCtaagggggaggggggggggcagcatCACTGCGGGTGATAAAATCAGAAAGGCTAGCTCAGTGATTGGTCTTACACCAGACTCACTGGAGGTCATTGAAGAAAAGAGGACAAGGGCCAAACTAAaacagttctgcattttggaGGCCATCCATTACATGGTGTTTTTAACGGACTCAGGAGCTCATTCATTGAGCGACTAGTGATGCCTCAGCGCTCTACTGAACGACTCAGTGctctagtgatgcctcagtgcTCTACTGAACGACTCAGGAGGTCTTTTGTTCCAGCAGCGGTCAGATTTTTTCAATGAACATTTTTAGATATggcctagaccaggggtcagcaacctgcggctccggagccacatgcagctctttagctcctctccagtggccccctgtggagtattagggccacattgaggaaaaaagataaatctgagatttcgagaataaagtcataatattatgagaataaagtcaaaagtttatAAGGAAacaagttgtaatattatgaaaatatattcaaaggtttatgagaaaagttgtaattttacgtgttattttctttttctctcgcaaagttatgactctattctcataatattacgacttttttcctcgtaaagttatgacttttttctcgtaaaggtatgactttattctcgtaaaggtatgactttattctcgcaatattactacttttttctcgtaacattacgtcttttttctcgtaatattatgactttattctcaaaatctcagattttttttccctcaatgtggccctaatactccgtagtacattagCTCTTTgatcctcactgcattagacttatatactatatacttagactataaactgtgttaccttcatcacaatgctcaaatgttttgcagctccagacagatttatatatttattttttgcctgaAATGGCTCTTtcgatagtaaaggttgctgaccccagTTCCCCAGATCCATGGTACCTCTCAGCTGTTGATTATGTCTCAAAGGGCTTCTTATGATGTTATTTATGTATTGGTGTATTATAAatactgtgtttgttgttgtttggggGGGAATCGAATTTCCccacggggatcaataaagctgACTATCTATCGTCAATGGTTTTATTCCGGTCCAGATGCAGAGGAGGTCAAAGCAAAGATGGAGGAGTTCTCCACCTTCCAGCCTCCCTACAGCCAGGACAAGATTGAGTTTTTGTTGGAGACGGCGAAAGCCAACATCAAGAACAACAAGGAAACTCTGCAGAGGGAGATTTACAAGGCTGCTCTCCGCAGACACGACAAGAGGTAGAGTGGTCAGCGTGAGGATGACACACCAATAGATGAAATGATGGATGTGTGAGTGGACTcaaaatttaataaattaatgatgtttttttcttgaaatttgTTATCATCCTTCCCCTCCTCATACCTCTTCTTTCTTACATCCTTGTTCTTCCCCttcctttcttctctcctcctcttctccttcatcttcttgttcttctccagCTATCACAACGGGTCTTCAGCGGAGTCTGACCTCCAAACTTGATAGAGCTGGTGTCACACGAGCACggagacatttttaatttttcaatgatttgtgttttatttctccgTTGCTTTAACACCCTGCATAATTGTTTGACATTGATTTGAAACCCTGTTTATGTCTGTACATGACTGACTGATATTCATCTGGATGTAGTAACGTAAAGTAAACACTAGAGGTCGGTCCATGTTCAACGTGTTTTGACTTGTTCCTGCCTTACTCCTACTGTCAGAACTCTGACAGATACAGTCACATTCTGCAGAATAGTTTACAGTTGTTATACAGTTTGTACATTTGGAGCTATTCATGGTCCTCCATATTACAGCTgtgttcctgttcctgctcaTTTTATGAAATTGGTTTGATTCAGCATTTGATTTCCCCACATGTGTGAAATGATGTTTTTCATATAATAAACTTTTATTCAAGAAGTTCTGGATtgaatgtaatgaatgaaatgcagtcttaaaggtcccatattgtaaaaagtgagattttcatgtcttttatattataaagcaggtttaagtgctatataaatactgcgaaagtatcaaaacgctgaatccacagagaaatacacaaagcccgtattcagaaactgtgcgtttgaaacaagccgtcaggatttctgtacatttgtgtacaaatatacaatatttatacaatttcacagttttaaacataaacattctaaatgcgtCCCAggttatttcctgttgcagtgtatgtgaatgacatcagctgacaggaagtaaacatggactccATTGCCactccgttgaaatgcgctaaaacggagcgctTCTGatggagggtgaatacaggtatattcagacagacagtatgagaaaaataatgtgttgtttgaacattacagcatgtaaacatgttctagtagaaacccaaaatacaagtatgaacctgaaaatgagcacgatatgggaacCTTAAAGTGGAAGTGAATCAGTCAACccagttaagctggtttactgaagggatttccactctaatgaactattatataacaaacatgacaaatgtaaaagaaaaaaagaggatcCGTTTCATTTTTCGTGGCAGGAGCAGGTTGCCACGAACCaggttggttggctcggctgagttacacaTATACAACAGTAGAgactgaagaaaacaaaagaggggacactattgtattgtttctgtatgtgaagatgagttttacaatgttaaaagcAAGGACAAAAACAGAccatttcaaaaactgctgctGAAACGGAGATCAGTAAGAACTTAGCATAAATACTGGGAGAAGgggggaaacagttagcctgatTGTGTCCAAAATTAAAATGATGCCTTCCACCACCAAACCACAAAGGGTCTAAGAATACTAGTGCAAGCTAGTGAGGTCCTGTGGGGGAAAGGTCAAAATCTGAACCTCCATCTGCCTCCTACAGGAAGTGACTCAAACCTAAACCTGACCCCAAAGCTATTATGTGGTATCGTATATCTCTGCGTCTGTGTATCTGTCTGACACTAAAAGAGCTTTGTTGTACTGTCCTCCTTGGCCATTTAGACTATAGTCTACACTACGACTGTGTGTAGAAATGACCGTGGAAACTGCCAGCTTACTGCAGCTGAATGGGGAAAGAATCCCATATTTCAACATTTATCAAAGTGTTTATAGCTTAATGTTCCACTGCCCCAAAGCATctaaaaaagaagataaaataaaaataacttgatgcagctttaaaggtcccatattgtaaaaagtgagattttcatgtcttttatattataaagcaggtttaagtgctttataaatactgttatactatatacggagaaatacacacagcccgtatttagaaattgtgtttgaaacaagccgttttctgtccatttgtgatgccacaaatatacaatatttagacccttcatgcagttttaaacataaacattctaaatgtcccagtttattcctggttgcagtgtatgtgaatgacatcagctgacaggaagtacacatggacccaagctattgcctagcaacgcaatcctgTTGTAATTCCatcgaaatgcactaaaacagagcgtttcagacagagggtgaatacaggcatattcaggcagacagtatgaggaaaataaagtttttttaacattacagcatgtaaacatgttctagtagaaacacaaaatacaagtatgatcctgaaaatgagcacgatatgggacctttaatggtgATCACTGACTGGACTTACAGCTCAGAGGACTGACTCAGTCTCTGTCTCAGGTCCACTGTGGAAGGGCGGCTCTTCCTTTGCTGTTGAAGAGTGGCTGTATCTGCTGTGTGTAAAGGCAGCTACCTCAGTGACCTTATTACAGAGCCTGAAGGCAATACactcatacacactcacactcacacgcacacacatccacatcttGGAGTCATGTTGTCTGATGTCATCTCCAATCTCCATGTCCTCctaatatgtttttcttttttctttttttttttttgctctacCAAacatctctccctcctccactgTCTCCTTGCATCATTATTTTCTGTcagcttttactcttgtttttttctctccagccGTCGTTTGTCACATTTGGTTTTCTCAGCGTGTCTGAGCGCTGGTCTGATTCTCACACATTTCtgtcatatttttatttgaaagtaCTCACATTTTTTACCCTCTTCTATAGctttgatatatttatatatggtTCGCCACCAAAAAAACGTCCCTTACAGGTACAGTTGTTGCAACATAACACAAAGTACAcgacaattcaatatatttgtTTCAAAGTCTTTATTTATGTCCTGATCTCTGACGAAACATttcctgtcataaaaaaagcACCGTTACACATTGTCACAGACAAATCCATTAACTGGGCAGCTGCtacagatgatcaaggcagccATGCACGGACACGGTTGTCATTCATCGGACGGCGAGTTGACAGTATCACCAACCCACCGACAGCGATGAATGTGAACTGGGAACCTGTACTAGTGGAGGATTATTTCCTGTGGGGGTTTTCCCGTAGATGAGGATGCAGCCATTCGGATGTGAATAACAGATGGATGAGTGGACCTGTTGACCAAATATAGGAAGCTGCCAACAACCACAAACATGATATAACATGTAGGCTACTGTATGTGGTGTTGAACAGCCAGTTTGCCTTTTGTACTGGTTTTGTATGGAAGCTGAAAACGGTATTGTTTGACTGTCTTATTTAGTTCCCCATCTCTGAAACTGGAGCTGTGCTAACAATGGACCCACTTCCACCAAAAACTCCTTCAGTGTTCATATACGGGCATGTGAGAATTgttttaagatttgaaaaacagTGAACCtatacctttaaagggactctgtgtaagaatcagaaatgtcttgttaacagcgacacctgtggccgttaagtcacaGAAAGTCAGCtccctgttgctcgcgcttgtgctcgctctacatagacatgaacgagcatcggtcaacacagtgaggcgacacacgtcagctaaaaccacaatatcactctatatttcagctgcttggcagtaatgttagctgaccagacgaaggtctcccCATGAAacgatgctgatactgtgttttcctgcttcagcctcccgaccgcggtcagaaggaacaggggagacaccggagttttggtcggagacgataacgtttctcgctgcggagccccgtctattcactcagcagcaggaaacaagacacgggaaacctctgttggtctggaggagctgcagcagtagcattcactagatattctcagagctaaagttactcttctgcagtgtggagtgtgcgcgcatgcagagaggtggagtgagagagcgagtgagaacgagcgcggtgtgtgagtgaaggcaagcaggcagaggagcaaagttctgagagaaaactagacttctgctcctcctcatggctctgttttcaggctttagaaaatctaaccggtgacgggagactttgaccaatcacaggtcatttcattgagagagagcgttcctattggctgtgctcgggAACTTGGCGTTTCTTCACCAGaattcacaatggcggcggcatcacaaactttctaattttacagctaaacagttcactgcAAGATGATTctggacaccggaggacacagaggaacatgattttttcaaggttacctgtctcatgtactactgtcacgatttgtttttaatcatatttgctccaatctggcctactgcagctttaactcatCAAACATGGTGATAAAGTATCTCCTGATTATGGCAAAGCTTCAccaaaatgagagaaaagtagtgcaaaaatgtgataaaattcTATTAATGATGACAATTCTGATAAATGGTAATATTGTAACTGCTTGAATATCAGTTTAAACTTGAACCTGATGACTAATCTCTCATTTTTTTCCAATTTGGAAATATTTAATACCTTTTCAATATCAGAGTGCTTGCTTTAATAagcttttttcacagcagacacgTTGAATCGTCACAGCAGGACAAGCATAAGAGTAAGTTTGCAAAATACCTGGCCTGGCGCATCTAAATGAAACGCAGCCATTGTTAATGGCATTAGTCACACCCGTGTCTAGCAGGTCAAAATGTCCTCCAGTAATAGAATCTAAATGTTGTAGAGATGCATATAGTGGtggcagtgtgtgtttcagactgACGTTAGCTCAAGTGTAAGGGTACACTCAACACTCGATGGTTTCTCTGAGTCACAAACTCACCGACAGCGTTGAATGTTCCCCAAGACTTGAAGAACTCAGGCTGACAGCGAGCTAACAAACAGCCTGTCCTCCTCCAGTGCTACACGGAGTGGACAGCCGTGACAGGGCAGACCCAGGGGGGACGCTAAACAAGAAGAGACAAGAGCTCTGCAGGTGCACGCACACATTTTAACCAGTGATGTAGTGGACAGCAAACCTACCAAAACCAGTTGGTATacatctttcttttctttatagaTACATCTATTTGTTGTTATTACTGTGgagaacttaaaaaaaaaattgcattgcaatttcacttctttttttttttgcaattccTCCCATCTCATCAGTGATGTTTTGCAACTCCACTATGAATTATGTTACAGTGCTTCTGAATTGAATTATCTTGGAAAAAGCATAGTATATTGGCAAATTCACCAATCCTCAATTTGCCAATATGATTCTTTtttcaattcttttttttcatatagcatcaaatcataacagaagttatctcaagatgcttttcatatagagcaggtctagaccgtactctataatttagagacaagagtacaagaaaaaaaactcccctttagcAGGTAGAGGCTCTGGAAGTGGGGGGgagcggccatctgcctcgagcggccatctgcctcgaccggttgggtcgacacattctcactcccaaatcgtcgaataccgccgcttggtcagtgctctttggcatcggagaccgacgcactgGGTACCCCCTCTTGCATTGTCAATACAAGCTCATTATATGCGTAGTGTCCTTTCGAAGTAAActtcagttttcacaggaagttaggtttaggcaacacaaccacttagttagggttaggaaaacgTGGTTGACTCACGTGATAatataagtcaacgttacttttagtttcacacgggacaattttgtgtttgtttgacccacacACCACccttccatccctccctccctttcgcCGTAGCGGACTCTcgcgctattaatactacgtcactcgctCCGACCGTCAAATAACGCTGTGAGTGGGTtaacattggagttagttgaaagcccggttcgtcacatactgttgctaaacggtgcctccgtgcgtcggttttcGGCGggatttgacgagttgggagtgagacgagagagagagagagagagagatgcacagtagccacaataataatacaacaccTATAATAACAATAgaaatatgactactactaataataataatagtagcgGTGGATGTAATAGAATGATAATAGTAATATCtgtaatagtagcagtaataataatagaaatatgactagtaataataattatagcaGTAGATATAATAGAATGATAAtagtaatagcagtaataatagcaataattaTAGCAGAAACATGACTAATAATAGTAACtgtgaatataataataataataatagtagcagtaataataataatataaataaggctgataataatgatagtagTAGTGGGTGTGAAGCAGGCAGCAGACGCAACCTTGATCCAGGTGTAACACCGATCCATGGATACCTGCCAGACGAGAA from Sebastes fasciatus isolate fSebFas1 chromosome 13, fSebFas1.pri, whole genome shotgun sequence encodes the following:
- the LOC141779990 gene encoding cytosolic phospholipase A2 gamma-like isoform X1; its protein translation is MQSGKAGWVAALLCACMVMLGPMGQPVDNREDMSTVTPQTEGVSSEETMPTPTADGEMNSSFALEHYVRQSQSLSAGEQEFVLKRKQIALKSLNRLGIECSLDSVPHIALLGSGGGQRAVVGLVGSLYQMEKEGLLDTVLYLGGVSGSAWSMSSLYSDPQWSSNMDTAVSKLSGPGVGPEEALAWLGERAKGAYFSLTDIWGVIISAGITKQLDLRHLSGDGMDAFNPYPIYNAVNKNCLQHGPENAKWFEMTPHEAGFTDLGLFINTSHVGSRIHEADPEGQGPEMDMTQLQGIVGSAVADEQSLVNYMPDWLKGLVASAATDEDNLLDVVFLWTEVPQQIKSSWDVLDRYTRGYQSLLKLTEVIRKNTEDAAVLSDLDYLQKTLKENMNINPLASFGKKSPEQQKLILEQWRQKMLAPVHIWSQSLDEGPAKEIVSWLIQNAIPLIGKWEWGTTENFLYQYPGAGVPSCISLEEHLQLIDTGVMLNTPYPPFLGEKRDADLLIALDYGADDTFMTLTLTREYAAAVKKPFPEINETMLEERDWPKDCYVFEGKEKEPTIVYMPLFNRRNCKDAEEVKAKMEEFSTFQPPYSQDKIEFLLETAKANIKNNKETLQREIYKAALRRHDKSYHNGSSAESDLQT
- the LOC141779990 gene encoding cytosolic phospholipase A2 gamma-like isoform X2; translated protein: MQSGKAGWVAALLCACMVMLGPMGQPVDNREDMSTVTPQTEGVSSEETMPTPTADGEMNSSFALEHYVRQSQSLSAGEQEFVLKRKQIALKSLNRLGIECSLDSVPHIALLGSGGGQRAVVGLVGSLYQMEKEGLLDTVLYLGGVSGSAWSMSSLYSDPQWSSNMDTAVSKLSGPGVGPEEALAWLGERAKGAYFSLTDIWGVIISAGITKQLDLRHLSGDGMDAFNPYPIYNAVNKNCLQHGPENAKWFEMTPHEAGFTDLGLFINTSHVGSRIHEADPEGQGPEMDMTQLQGIVGSAVADEQSLVNYMPDWLKGLVASAATDEDNLLDVVFLWTEVPQQIKSSWDVLDRYTRGYQSLLKLTEVIRKNTEDAAVLSDLDYLQKTLKENMNINPLASFGKKSPEQQKLILEQWRQKMLAPVHIWSQSLDEGPAKEIVSWLIQNAIPLIGKWEWGTTENFLYQYPGAGVPSCISLEEHLQLIDTGVMLNTPYPPFLGEKRDADLLIALDYGADDTFMTLTLTREYAAAVKKPFPEINETMLEERDWPKDCYVFEGKEKEPTIVYMPLFNRRNCKDAEEVKAKMEEFSTFQPPYSQDKIEFLLETAKANIKNNKETLQREIYKAALRRHDKR